A single genomic interval of Juglans regia cultivar Chandler chromosome 1, Walnut 2.0, whole genome shotgun sequence harbors:
- the LOC108993576 gene encoding protein PAT1 homolog 1-like isoform X2: MFHTDSVEEEKRWSSQPQPSARVAEYKPLYRTSSYPEQQPVLHRYSSEPILVPKSTFTSFPPPGSRSEQGSPHHPNMSFLGGGPQIPFSTPNLSPCSNSTHHLAGLSHGLNYGGNMLQFTSGGLSFNSRPQNHWANHAGILHGDHAGLLNTIVQQQLPHQNVLRSPQIMAPQQMLQQQRLHHQLPSLAHFAALQSQQYNVHPSSSHKSKFGLTDMRDQRPKSSQRSKHNLRFSHQGSDTSSQKSETGWVQIRSKYMTSEEIENILKMQHAATHGNDPYIDDYYHQASLAKRATGSRLKQPFCPSHLREHPSRGRNSTEQHPHLSIDAIGRIPLSSIRRPRPLLEVDPPPSASGDSSDQKVSEKPLEQEPMLAARITIEDGLCLLLDVDDIDRFLQSSASQDGGAQLRRRRQILLEGLATSLQLVDPLGKTSHTVGLTSKDDLVFLRLVSLPKGRKLLSRFLQLLFSGRELARIVCMAVFRHLRFLFGGLQSDPGAAETTTHLAKTVSSCVKGMDLRSLSACLVAVVCSSEQPPLRPVGSPAGDGASIILKSVLERATELLTDPHAAGNCSVPNLALWQASFDEFFTLLTKYCLSKYETIVQSVCSQIQPSTDVIGSEAAQAISREMPVELLRASLPHTNELQRKLLLDFGNHSMPIAGFNASGKSSGRINSESVKG, translated from the coding sequence ATGTTTCACACAGATAGTGTTGAAGAAGAGAAGAGGTGGTCATCACAACCTCAACCCTCTGCTCGTGTTGCGGAATATAAACCTTTGTACAGAACATCCTCATACCCCGAGCAGCAACCAGTGCTGCATCGCTACTCTAGTGAACCAATTCTAGTACCTAAATCAACATTCACGTCTTTCCCTCCACCTGGAAGCAGATCCGAACAAGGTTCACCACACCACCCTAATATGTCTTTTCTTGGTGGTGGTCCACAGATACCGTTCTCTACACCAAACCTCTCTCCTTGTTCTAACTCTACTCATCACTTGGCTGGTTTATCTCATGGTTTGAATTATGGTGGAAATATGCTTCAGTTCACCAGTGGTGGCCTTTCTTTTAATAGCAGGCCGCAAAATCACTGGGCCAACCATGCTGGTATATTGCATGGGGATCACGCAGGCCTTTTAAACACTATTGTGCAACAACAGTTACCTCATCAAAATGTACTCAGGTCCCCACAAATAATGGCACCACAGCAGATGCTGCAACAGCAGAGACTGCACCATCAATTACCCTCTTTGGCCCATTTTGCGGCACTACAGTCCCAACAGTATAATGTCCATCCATCATCCTCACATAAATCAAAGTTTGGATTGACTGATATGAGAGACCAAAGACCAAAATCATCACAAAGGAGCAAACATAATCTGCGTTTTTCTCACCAAGGATCTGATACTAGTAGCCAGAAAAGTGAGACTGGGTGGGTCCAAATTAGATCCAAGTATATGACATCTGAAGAAATAGAGAATATACTTAAAATGCAGCATGCTGCTACACATGGCAATGACCCATACATTGATGACTATTACCACCAAGCAAGTCTTGCCAAAAGAGCTACTGGATCGAGGTTGAAACAGCCTTTCTGCCCATCTCACTTGAGGGAGCACCCTTCTCGAGGCCGTAATAGTACAGAACAACATCCTCATCTCTCCATTGACGCTATTGGTAGGATACCTCTCTCTTCCATACGCAGACCTCGCCCCCTCCTTGAAGTCGACCCTCCTCCCTCTGCTTCTGGTGATAGCTCTGACCAGAAAGTCTCTGAGAAGCCTCTGGAACAGGAACCGATGCTTGCTGCTAGAATCACCATTGAGGATGGActttgtcttcttcttgatGTCGATGATATTGATCGGTTTCTACAATCTAGTGCATCCCAGGATGGTGGGGCTCAGCTCAGGCGAAGGCGACAGATCCTTCTAGAAGGTCTGGCAACATCACTTCAACTTGTAGACCCACTTGGCAAAACCAGCCACACTGTTGGGCTGACTTCCAAGGATGACCTTGTGTTCTTACGATTGGTCTCTCTTCCCAAGGGTCGAAAACTCTTATCTAGGTTCCTTCAGCTTCTCTTCTCTGGTAGGGAGCTTGCCCGAATTGTTTGTATGGCTGTTTTTCGTCATTTAAGGTTTTTGTTCGGCGGCCTTCAATCTGATCCCGGAGCAGCTGAGACGACCACTCATCTTGCAAAGACAGTTTCCTCATGTGTCAAGGGCATGGATTTACGGTCGCTAAGTGCTTGTCTTGTTGCAGTTGTTTGTTCTTCAGAGCAGCCACCACTGCGCCCTGTTGGAAGCCCTGCTGGTGATGGGGCGtctattattttgaaatctgTCCTTGAAAGGGCTACTGAACTGTTAACTGATCCTCATGCTGCTGGTAACTGTAGCGTTCCTAATCTTGCGCTGTGGCAAGCTTCATTTGATGAATTTTTCACGCTTCTTACCAAGTATTGCCTGAGTAAATATGAAACTATAGTGCAATCCGTATGTTCACAGATCCAGCCAAGTACAGACGTGATTGGATCTGAGGCAGCCCAAGCTATTAGTAGGGAAATGCCTGTTGAGCTTCTACGTGCCAGTCTTCCTCACACTAATGAGCTCCAACGGAAACTTCTATTAGATTTTGGTAACCATTCCATGCCCATTGCTGGGTTCAATGCCAGCGGGAAGAGTAGTGGCCGGATAAACTCAGAATCAGTGAAGGGTTGA